One region of Pseudomonas sp. ABC1 genomic DNA includes:
- a CDS encoding YqgE/AlgH family protein, which yields MKNTEPTYLKHHFLIAMPHMADPEFAQTLIYLIEHNPDGAMGLVINRPNGLSLSDVLEQLRPEQLPPVQCLALPIFSGGPVQNDRGFVLHSAERQFQATLSLPEWAMSTSQDVLFAIADGHGPRQHLIALGYAGWDAGQLESELANNVWLSCPASSDILFELPPEQRLSAAAASLGVNLSLLTAQAGHA from the coding sequence ATGAAAAATACCGAACCCACCTACCTCAAGCATCACTTCCTGATCGCCATGCCGCACATGGCCGATCCCGAGTTCGCGCAGACGCTGATCTACCTGATCGAGCACAACCCCGATGGCGCCATGGGCCTGGTCATCAACCGGCCAAACGGCCTGAGCCTGAGCGACGTGCTCGAACAACTGCGCCCCGAGCAATTGCCGCCCGTGCAATGCCTGGCGCTGCCGATCTTCTCCGGCGGCCCGGTACAGAACGACCGGGGCTTCGTGCTGCACTCGGCGGAGCGGCAGTTCCAGGCCACCCTTTCGCTGCCGGAGTGGGCCATGTCCACCTCCCAGGATGTGCTGTTCGCCATCGCCGACGGCCATGGCCCGCGCCAGCACCTGATCGCCCTAGGCTATGCCGGCTGGGATGCCGGTCAACTCGAATCGGAACTGGCGAACAACGTCTGGCTGAGTTGCCCGGCCAGTTCCGACATTCTCTTCGAGCTGCCGCCCGAGCAGCGCCTGAGTGCGGCCGCCGCCAGCCTCGGCGTCAACCTCAGCCTGCTCACCGCCCAGGCGGGCCACGCATGA
- a CDS encoding energy transducer TonB, with amino-acid sequence MKPAVSTPSRAAPGVKAADRLGFTLFLAAALHLALILGLGFTLLEPTPTSKSLEITLSTFKSEDKPKEADFIAQDNQQGSGTLEHKAAPKTTELAPFQDTEVNKVTPPSPPPPPPRTPPQVENKTLATKSPQQQKVAIPERKDTPEPKAAPAPAPTFDSSQLSAQIASLEAELAQDVQRYAKRPRISRQNSAATMRDISAWYRDEWRKKVERIGNLNYPDDARRQRVYGSLRMLVSINRDGSVLELRILESSGQKMLDDAAMRIVRLAAPFAPFTGELAQKYDQVEIIRTWRFERGDRLSSG; translated from the coding sequence ATGAAACCCGCCGTATCCACCCCGTCCCGTGCTGCCCCCGGCGTCAAAGCGGCGGATCGCCTTGGCTTCACGCTGTTCCTCGCGGCAGCCCTGCACCTGGCGTTGATCCTGGGACTGGGTTTTACCTTGCTCGAACCGACCCCGACCAGCAAAAGCCTGGAAATCACCCTGTCCACCTTCAAGAGCGAGGACAAGCCCAAGGAGGCTGATTTCATCGCCCAGGACAACCAGCAGGGCAGCGGCACCCTGGAGCACAAGGCCGCACCGAAGACCACCGAGCTGGCGCCGTTCCAGGACACCGAGGTGAACAAGGTCACCCCGCCCAGCCCTCCACCGCCGCCACCGCGTACCCCGCCACAGGTGGAAAACAAGACACTGGCCACGAAAAGCCCGCAACAACAGAAGGTGGCTATTCCTGAGCGGAAGGACACCCCGGAGCCGAAAGCGGCGCCCGCACCGGCCCCGACCTTCGACAGCTCGCAACTCAGCGCGCAGATCGCCAGCCTGGAAGCGGAACTGGCCCAGGACGTACAGCGCTACGCCAAACGCCCACGCATCAGCCGGCAGAACAGTGCCGCGACCATGCGCGACATCAGTGCCTGGTACCGCGACGAATGGCGCAAGAAAGTCGAACGCATCGGCAACCTCAACTACCCGGACGACGCCCGTCGCCAGCGTGTCTATGGCAGCCTGCGGATGCTGGTCAGCATCAACCGCGACGGCAGCGTACTGGAGCTGCGCATCCTCGAATCCTCCGGACAGAAGATGCTGGACGATGCCGCCATGCGCATCGTGCGCCTGGCAGCCCCCTTCGCCCCGTTCACCGGTGAACTGGCGCAGAAGTACGACCAGGTGGAAATCATCCGCACCTGGCGTTTCGAACGCGGCGACCGCCTCTCCAGCGGTTGA
- a CDS encoding aspartate carbamoyltransferase catalytic subunit, giving the protein MTPTDAKRPLQLNDNGQLRHFLSLDGLPRELLTEILDTADSFLEVGARAVKKVPLLRGKTVCNVFFENSTRTRTTFELAAKRLSADVITLNVSTSSTSKGETLTDTLRNLEAMAADMFVVRHADSGAAHFIAEHVCPDVAVINGGDGRHAHPTQGMLDMLTIRRHKGEFENLSVAIVGDILHSRVARSDMLALRTLGCRDIRVIAPRTLLPVGLEQYGVKVFNDMDEGLRGVDVVIMLRLQRERMQSGLLPSEGEFYRLYGLTTQRMKLASPDAIVMHPGPINRGVEIESAVADGPHSVILNQVTYGIAIRMAVLSMSMSGQVAQRQLEIEAGEQN; this is encoded by the coding sequence ATGACGCCCACCGATGCCAAGCGCCCCCTGCAACTGAACGACAACGGTCAGTTGCGGCACTTCCTCTCGCTCGACGGTCTGCCCCGCGAGCTGCTCACCGAAATCCTCGACACCGCCGACTCCTTCCTCGAAGTCGGTGCGCGTGCCGTGAAGAAGGTGCCGCTGCTGCGCGGCAAGACCGTGTGCAACGTGTTCTTCGAGAACTCCACCCGCACCCGCACCACCTTCGAACTGGCGGCCAAGCGGCTGTCCGCCGATGTCATCACCCTCAACGTGTCGACCTCTTCGACCAGCAAGGGCGAGACCCTGACCGACACCCTGCGCAACCTGGAGGCGATGGCCGCCGATATGTTCGTGGTGCGCCACGCCGACTCCGGCGCCGCCCACTTCATCGCCGAGCATGTCTGCCCCGACGTGGCGGTGATCAACGGCGGCGACGGGCGCCACGCGCACCCGACCCAGGGCATGCTCGACATGCTCACCATCCGCCGCCACAAGGGCGAGTTCGAGAACCTTTCGGTGGCCATCGTCGGCGACATCCTGCACTCGCGGGTGGCACGCTCGGACATGCTCGCCTTGCGCACCCTGGGCTGCCGCGACATCCGCGTGATCGCCCCGCGCACCTTGCTGCCGGTCGGCCTGGAGCAGTATGGCGTCAAGGTCTTCAACGACATGGACGAAGGCCTGCGCGGCGTCGACGTGGTGATCATGCTGCGCCTGCAACGCGAGCGCATGCAGAGCGGCCTGCTGCCCAGCGAAGGCGAGTTCTACCGCCTCTACGGCCTGACCACCCAGCGTATGAAGCTGGCCAGCCCGGATGCAATCGTCATGCACCCCGGCCCGATCAACCGTGGCGTGGAGATCGAATCGGCGGTGGCCGACGGCCCGCACTCGGTGATCCTCAACCAGGTCACCTACGGCATCGCCATCCGCATGGCGGTGCTGTCGATGAGCATGAGCGGCCAGGTCGCGCAACGCCAACTGGAAATCGAAGCCGGGGAGCAGAACTGA
- a CDS encoding MarR family winged helix-turn-helix transcriptional regulator — translation MLPTECLCTRLRRASRGVSKLYDDALHGVGINVAQYSLLRHLDRLVQPSITDLADAMGLERSTLGRNLRVLEGKGLVVLLDGIDRRNRPVALTQAGEQALAKALQAWSQVQDDLNRRLPQQQMEALNALLASLSDDSPTPAP, via the coding sequence ATGTTACCGACCGAATGCCTCTGCACCCGACTGCGACGCGCCAGCCGTGGCGTCAGCAAACTCTATGACGACGCCCTGCACGGTGTCGGGATCAACGTCGCCCAGTACTCACTGCTGCGGCACCTCGACCGCCTGGTACAGCCGAGCATCACCGACCTGGCCGACGCCATGGGGCTGGAGCGCAGCACGCTGGGCCGTAACCTGCGGGTACTCGAAGGCAAGGGACTGGTCGTACTGCTGGACGGCATCGACCGGCGCAACCGACCGGTCGCGCTGACACAAGCGGGCGAGCAAGCCCTGGCCAAGGCCCTGCAAGCCTGGAGCCAGGTGCAGGACGACCTGAACCGACGCCTGCCGCAGCAACAGATGGAAGCCTTGAACGCATTGCTTGCCAGCCTCAGCGACGACTCACCGACACCCGCCCCATAA
- a CDS encoding response regulator yields the protein MGDRHDSAVQGRLQGAEAQAALRTLRQALQVALLGVIRQRDVPASFERMGKVFARLEGLCEGTPLVRLWQAAAGLVDELASGEASNDAAAHDLLRQVEQELRRLIEDGEAGASRTAPDALLDGLLFHASRQSGGVSPAAVDEPEVEATPSPAVAEERVTVDTAPDTSAGHGFSTDLIDMAWLVDIQAEPPVVEPSAPIDPPPAGDSYPLDSELADTFLVEAGTFVERIGQGLQRWSLDMTRQDELEALQRDLHTFKGGARLARQQRIGDLLHELEQHLLDAHRQPQDERYLAALGQSHAELEQAVDELRGQLRPEPDRDADAVAAPTAESDDIHDQAAEPDDVDDRQPVSPLSTEGVIARLRLLLQQVCDELGKQASLEVDDAVGRLSATQLGPLLAPLEHMLRNAIDHGIESPQQRLALGKPEQGLVCLEAWQDGGNTLLALSDDGAGIDLAAVRGKAVELGLLPAEHELEAREALQLVLHHGLSTAGEVSPVSGRGVGLDVVDVEVRQLGGTLDIESQPGIGTRFVIRLPDPGSTGDPVPAPVETVAPVPDEAPADKALRVLVVDDSATVRKVTCRLLERNGMQVSIAHDGDDAIERLHSERPDIMLLDIEMPNLGGFDVLARIRQDESLQDLPVVVITASSDETHRDRALELGVGAYLGKPYQEAQLLEAIEALVLSKG from the coding sequence ATGGGGGATCGGCACGATTCTGCCGTCCAGGGACGTTTGCAGGGCGCCGAGGCGCAGGCTGCGTTACGCACGCTGCGCCAGGCATTGCAGGTAGCGCTGCTGGGGGTGATCCGTCAGCGCGACGTGCCCGCCAGCTTCGAGCGGATGGGCAAGGTCTTCGCCCGCCTCGAAGGGCTGTGCGAGGGAACGCCCCTGGTGCGGCTGTGGCAGGCTGCTGCCGGGCTGGTGGACGAACTGGCCTCGGGCGAGGCGAGCAACGACGCCGCCGCGCACGACTTGCTGCGGCAGGTTGAGCAAGAGCTGCGACGGCTGATCGAGGACGGGGAGGCCGGTGCTTCTCGCACCGCCCCGGACGCATTGCTCGACGGCTTGCTGTTCCATGCTTCGCGGCAGTCGGGTGGTGTGTCGCCAGCCGCTGTTGACGAGCCAGAGGTCGAGGCGACACCTTCGCCAGCCGTTGCCGAGGAGCGGGTAACGGTCGATACGGCGCCCGATACCTCGGCCGGGCACGGTTTCTCCACCGACTTGATCGACATGGCCTGGCTGGTGGATATCCAGGCAGAGCCGCCCGTTGTCGAACCAAGTGCCCCCATCGATCCTCCGCCCGCGGGCGATTCCTATCCGCTGGACAGCGAGCTGGCGGATACCTTCCTTGTGGAGGCCGGCACCTTCGTCGAGCGCATCGGCCAGGGCCTGCAACGCTGGTCGCTGGATATGACGCGGCAGGATGAACTGGAGGCGCTGCAACGCGACCTGCATACCTTCAAGGGCGGCGCTCGCCTGGCCAGGCAGCAGCGTATCGGCGACCTGCTGCATGAGCTGGAGCAGCATCTGCTCGATGCCCATCGGCAACCGCAGGACGAGCGATACCTGGCGGCCCTGGGCCAGAGTCATGCAGAACTGGAACAGGCCGTCGACGAACTGCGTGGGCAGCTCAGGCCTGAACCCGATCGCGATGCCGACGCGGTGGCGGCGCCCACGGCCGAGTCGGACGACATACATGACCAGGCTGCCGAACCCGACGATGTGGATGATCGGCAGCCTGTGTCGCCCCTCTCCACGGAAGGCGTGATCGCCCGCCTGCGTCTGCTGCTGCAGCAAGTGTGCGATGAACTGGGCAAGCAGGCGTCGCTCGAAGTGGACGATGCGGTCGGGCGGCTTTCTGCAACGCAGCTCGGGCCGCTGCTGGCACCACTGGAACATATGCTGCGCAACGCCATCGACCATGGCATCGAATCGCCGCAGCAGCGCCTGGCGCTGGGCAAGCCGGAGCAGGGACTGGTATGCCTGGAGGCCTGGCAGGACGGTGGGAATACCTTGCTGGCGTTGAGTGACGATGGCGCCGGGATCGACCTGGCAGCCGTGCGCGGCAAGGCCGTCGAGCTTGGCCTGTTGCCTGCGGAGCACGAGCTGGAGGCGCGGGAAGCGCTGCAACTGGTCCTTCATCACGGGCTGTCGACGGCGGGCGAGGTTTCGCCGGTGTCGGGGCGTGGCGTCGGGCTGGATGTGGTCGATGTCGAGGTCCGGCAACTGGGCGGTACGCTCGATATCGAATCGCAGCCGGGCATCGGCACGCGCTTCGTCATTCGTCTGCCTGATCCTGGCAGCACTGGTGACCCTGTCCCGGCACCCGTCGAGACGGTCGCTCCAGTGCCGGATGAGGCACCTGCCGACAAGGCGCTGCGAGTGCTGGTGGTCGACGACTCGGCCACGGTGCGCAAGGTGACCTGCCGCCTGCTGGAGCGCAATGGCATGCAGGTGTCGATCGCCCATGACGGCGACGATGCCATCGAGCGACTGCATTCAGAGCGGCCGGACATCATGCTGCTGGATATCGAGATGCCGAACCTGGGCGGCTTCGATGTCCTGGCGCGGATTCGCCAGGACGAAAGCCTGCAAGACCTGCCGGTGGTGGTGATCACCGCCAGCAGCGATGAAACCCACCGCGACCGGGCGCTGGAACTGGGTGTCGGCGCCTACCTGGGCAAGCCCTACCAGGAGGCGCAGTTGCTGGAGGCCATCGAGGCGCTGGTGCTCAGCAAAGGTTGA
- a CDS encoding MFS transporter: MLGTSLVLALSLGTRHGFGLFLSPMSDEFGWGRGTFAFAIALQNLIWGLVQPITGALADRFGARKAIVTGGLLYALGLVMMGLSDSPLSLSLSAGLLIGIGLSGTSFSVILGVVGRAAPPEKRSMAMGIAAAAGSFGQFAMLPGSLGLIEWLGWSSALIVLGLLVALIVPLAGMIKDRPLPAHENEQTLGEALREACSHSGFWLLALGFFVCGFQVVFIGVHLPAYLVDQQLPALVGTTVLALVGLFNVFGTYIAGWLGGRRSKPRLLSGLYLARAVVITLFISFPISVWTAYAFGIAMGLLWLSTVPLTNGTVATLFGVRNLSMLGGIVFLFHQLGSFLGGWLGGYLYDYTGSYDLVWQISILLSLLAAALNWPVREQPVTRLQKAGAQA, encoded by the coding sequence ATGCTCGGCACCTCACTGGTGCTCGCGCTCTCCCTCGGCACCCGGCATGGATTCGGCCTGTTCCTTTCCCCGATGAGCGATGAGTTCGGCTGGGGACGTGGCACATTTGCCTTCGCCATCGCCCTGCAGAACCTTATCTGGGGCCTGGTCCAGCCCATCACCGGCGCCCTGGCCGATCGCTTCGGCGCCCGCAAGGCGATCGTCACGGGCGGGCTGCTCTACGCGCTCGGGCTGGTCATGATGGGGCTCAGCGACTCACCACTGAGCCTGTCGCTGAGCGCCGGCCTGCTGATCGGCATCGGCCTTTCCGGCACCTCCTTCTCGGTCATCCTCGGTGTGGTCGGACGCGCCGCGCCACCCGAGAAACGCAGCATGGCCATGGGTATCGCCGCCGCTGCCGGCTCCTTCGGCCAGTTCGCCATGTTGCCGGGCAGTCTCGGGCTGATCGAATGGCTGGGCTGGTCCAGCGCCCTGATCGTGCTGGGCCTGCTGGTGGCGCTGATCGTCCCGCTGGCCGGCATGATCAAGGACCGCCCGCTGCCCGCTCACGAAAATGAACAGACTCTGGGCGAGGCCTTGCGCGAAGCCTGTTCGCACTCGGGTTTCTGGCTGCTGGCACTGGGCTTCTTCGTCTGCGGCTTCCAGGTGGTGTTCATCGGCGTGCACCTGCCCGCCTACCTGGTCGACCAGCAGTTACCGGCCCTGGTCGGCACCACCGTGCTGGCGCTGGTAGGGCTGTTCAATGTCTTTGGCACCTACATCGCCGGCTGGCTCGGTGGCAGACGCTCCAAGCCGCGCCTGCTGAGCGGGCTGTACCTGGCACGCGCGGTGGTGATCACGCTGTTCATCAGCTTCCCGATAAGCGTGTGGACCGCCTATGCCTTCGGTATCGCCATGGGGCTGCTGTGGCTGTCCACCGTACCGCTGACCAACGGCACGGTGGCGACGCTGTTCGGCGTGCGCAACCTGTCCATGCTCGGCGGCATCGTCTTCCTGTTCCACCAACTGGGTTCGTTCCTCGGCGGCTGGCTCGGCGGCTACCTGTATGACTACACGGGCAGCTACGACCTGGTCTGGCAGATATCCATCCTGCTCAGCCTGCTGGCCGCCGCCCTGAACTGGCCGGTGCGCGAGCAACCGGTCACACGCCTGCAGAAGGCGGGAGCGCAGGCATGA
- the pyrR gene encoding bifunctional pyr operon transcriptional regulator/uracil phosphoribosyltransferase PyrR, giving the protein MTLPDPERLLPEMNAALDRLLTSRGIEQPRFIGIRTGGVWVAQALLALRAEQQPLGILDVSFYRDDFTQKGLNPQVQPSALPFEVEGQHLVLIDDVLLTGRTIRAALNELFDYGRPASVIFVCLLDLDARELPIRPDVVGATLSLAPEQRVKLLGPAPLALEYQAFATAAN; this is encoded by the coding sequence ATGACCCTGCCAGACCCGGAGCGGCTGCTCCCGGAAATGAACGCCGCCCTCGACCGCCTGCTGACCAGCCGCGGCATCGAGCAACCCCGCTTCATCGGTATCCGCACCGGCGGCGTGTGGGTCGCCCAGGCGCTGCTGGCACTGCGTGCGGAACAGCAGCCGCTGGGCATCCTCGACGTGTCCTTCTACCGCGACGATTTCACCCAGAAGGGCCTCAACCCCCAGGTCCAGCCGTCGGCCCTGCCCTTCGAGGTGGAAGGCCAGCACCTGGTGCTGATCGATGACGTGCTGCTCACCGGCCGCACCATCCGCGCCGCCCTCAACGAACTGTTCGACTATGGCCGCCCGGCCAGTGTGATTTTCGTCTGCCTGCTCGACCTCGATGCCCGCGAACTGCCGATCCGCCCCGACGTGGTGGGCGCGACACTGTCTCTGGCACCCGAACAGCGCGTAAAATTGCTCGGCCCCGCTCCACTCGCCCTCGAGTACCAGGCCTTCGCCACTGCCGCCAACTGA
- the ruvX gene encoding Holliday junction resolvase RuvX, which translates to MSAPRLLLGFDFGSKQIGIAVGQAVTGQARELCVLKAQNGTPDWSRVEALMKEWQPDALVVGLPLNMDGTPSEMSERAEKFARRLHGRFNLPVHTHDERLTTYEAKGHRLRQGQSGNYRERPVDALAAALLLEGWLEANPSAQPTPKEIP; encoded by the coding sequence ATGAGCGCACCTCGTCTGCTGCTGGGCTTCGACTTCGGCAGCAAGCAGATCGGCATCGCCGTCGGCCAGGCCGTGACCGGTCAGGCCCGTGAGCTCTGCGTACTCAAGGCGCAGAACGGCACGCCGGACTGGAGCCGGGTCGAAGCCTTGATGAAGGAATGGCAGCCCGACGCGCTGGTGGTGGGCCTGCCACTGAACATGGATGGCACCCCGAGCGAGATGAGTGAACGTGCGGAGAAATTCGCACGGCGGCTGCATGGCCGCTTCAACCTGCCGGTGCACACCCACGACGAACGCCTGACCACCTACGAAGCCAAGGGTCACCGGCTGCGCCAGGGGCAGAGCGGCAACTACAGGGAGCGACCGGTCGATGCACTGGCGGCCGCTCTGCTACTCGAAGGCTGGCTGGAGGCGAACCCCTCGGCCCAGCCGACTCCCAAGGAGATTCCATGA
- the gshB gene encoding glutathione synthase — MATRVGIIMDPIAHIAFKKDSSLAMLLAAQARGWELHYMEQRDLYQAAGQARARMRPLKVFLDPEHWFELGEENDAPLSQLDVILMRKDPPFNNEYIYTTYLLEMAEKEGTLVVNKPQSLRDCNEKFFATHFPECSPPTLISQRADIIRAFAAEHGDIILKPLDEMGGASIFRHREGDPNLSVILETLTLHGSRPIMAQRYIPAIKDGDKRILMIDGEPVPYSLARIPAQGETRGNLAAGGRGVAQPLSERDRQIAAIVGPQLRARGLLFVGLDVIGDYLTEVNVTSPTCIREIDNAFDTRIAERLMDAIAARLAK, encoded by the coding sequence ATGGCCACTCGCGTCGGGATCATCATGGACCCTATCGCACACATCGCCTTCAAGAAGGACAGCTCGCTGGCCATGTTGCTGGCGGCCCAGGCCAGGGGCTGGGAGCTGCACTACATGGAGCAGCGCGACCTCTACCAGGCCGCCGGACAGGCCCGCGCCCGCATGCGCCCGCTGAAGGTGTTCCTCGACCCCGAGCACTGGTTCGAACTGGGCGAAGAGAACGATGCGCCGCTGTCGCAGCTCGACGTGATCCTGATGCGCAAGGATCCGCCCTTCAACAACGAGTACATCTACACCACCTACCTGCTGGAGATGGCCGAGAAGGAAGGCACCCTCGTCGTCAACAAGCCGCAGAGCCTGCGCGACTGCAACGAGAAGTTCTTCGCCACGCACTTCCCCGAATGCTCGCCACCGACCCTGATCAGCCAGCGCGCGGACATCATCCGCGCCTTCGCCGCCGAGCATGGCGACATCATCCTCAAGCCGCTGGACGAAATGGGCGGCGCCTCGATCTTCCGTCACCGCGAAGGCGACCCTAATCTCTCGGTGATCCTCGAGACCCTGACGCTGCACGGCAGCCGCCCGATCATGGCGCAACGCTACATCCCGGCGATCAAGGACGGCGACAAGCGCATCCTGATGATCGACGGCGAACCCGTGCCCTACAGCCTGGCGCGCATCCCCGCCCAGGGCGAGACCCGTGGCAACCTGGCCGCAGGCGGTCGTGGCGTAGCGCAGCCGCTGAGCGAACGCGACCGGCAGATCGCGGCCATCGTCGGCCCGCAACTGCGCGCGCGCGGCCTGCTGTTCGTCGGCCTGGACGTGATCGGCGACTACCTCACAGAAGTCAACGTCACCAGCCCGACCTGCATCCGCGAGATCGACAACGCCTTCGATACACGCATCGCCGAGCGGCTGATGGATGCGATCGCGGCGCGACTGGCCAAGTGA